GGAGAGAGGCCCGGCTTAGGGAATCGATGGCCAACTCCGGCTCCGGACCCGGGTCACTGCCTTTGGGCCAAGCCCAATACGTGGCCTGCATGTCCTGCTCCAAGTGAATGCTAAGAGATTCCAAAATATCCCGGCAGCGCTTGGCTACATCAGCAGTTGAACGGGCATCTGCCAGCCACTCCAACAGGGGCTGCAATTGTTTCAGCAGCTGATCCAGCTCAGTACTGATACCAGGAATACGGGGATCCACTTCATTGGACGAAAGCCATAAATACAAAGCGGTGAAAAAGGCATCACTCCGCTCTCCCCGGCGCAGGTGGCCTGGCAACCGGCTGGCAAAATAGCGGGTATATACTTGGCGGCGGACATCAAACACACGCTGTGCGCCAGGACGCTCCTTGATCATCTCCAGTGACAGACGCAATTCTTCTGCCAGAATAAACAGCTGGGAAGCCAGTTTGGGCTGTGCTGATGCTGCTGCACGAGACATATAGCGGGCGATCCATGAACGGTCTGACCCATTGATCTCCATGCTACGGATATACACATCGCTTTTCATGCCCTGCATCTGGTCATCCTTATCCTGCCATTCTTCCCAAAACTGGCTGATGTAAATAGTTTGGCTTCCAGGATCAAAATAGGAGGTCATGTCAAAATCGATACGCAACTGAGGACGGCGGGCCAAGGTGCGGGCCAAGTCCAAAAGCTGCATATGCATAAAGGAATCCACTTCCTGTTCCACAAAGCGAAACACCATGGCCGTTCCCCCTAAAATAGCGTTTCAGCCATATTTATAACCGCTGCCCGTTCCCGCTCATCTTCCAGTTTATCGACAATGGCCCGTTGAATGGCCCGTAATGGTGGCATATGGGCAGCCAAATCGCAGGCATCAAGCAAGGCGCGGATAGAGGCAGCCTCCTCAGACAACTGTCCCATTTTGGTCTGGGCCAAAAGGTCAGCCGATAAGCGGACAAAGCGGTCTAACAGCGAAGGATCACTCAGGGCCGTCTGTTCTTGCAACAAGTTCCTCAGCTGTTCCCCTTGCAGATAGGGAACGTCAATAACCACAAAACGGTTTTTCAACGCTTCATTCAGTGGCACCGTGCCCACATAACCGATATTGATGGCAGCAATGACCCCAAATCCGTCTTTGGCCTTGATCACTTCACCTGTAAAAGGATTAGTCAGCATCTTCCGGTAGTCCAGCACACTGTTGATAATCGGCAAGGTCTCCGGTTTGGCCATATTGATCTCGTCAATGTATAGAAAGTGGCCTTTTGTCATCGCTTTGACCACCGGACCGGGAACGAATTCGATGGCGGTGTGATTCTCCTTTTGCACAATGGTTTTAAAGCCCAGCAAGGCTTCCGCATCCAGGTCAACCGAGCAGTTGACGGCATGCAGGGGCTGATGAAACAGATAGGACAAATATTCAGCCAGCTTCGTTTTACCCGCTCCAGTGGGACCTTGTAGCAGCACATTCTTGCCCATGCTGAGGGCGACGACGGCATCATAAAGAAGAGCAGGATCTGGAGAAGTGTATCCGGGCTGGCCCACCAGCCATCTTTCTTCATCTGTCAGGGTGTGCTGCCGTTCGATACGGATGCGCTCAATGGCTTCCACCATACGGGGCGGTAAATGTAATTGTTCGATTTCCTTGCGTATATCGTTCTGAATCATTTGGAGACGTTTCCTTTCTAGGTATCCGGTTTTATCCCGCTTAATATGCTTGCTCTGTCTTTATTTTACCATATGTGCGCAGGAAATCGCCGATCCGCCGGGCCGCTTCCTGCAGCCGGGATTCTGACTGGACCAGGGCGATGCGTACAAATCCTTCTCCGTGTTGGCCAAAGGCATCTCCTGGTGTCACCACGACAGCTGCATGTTCCAGTAAACCATAGGCGAACTCCTTGGACGTCCAGCCCTCCGGAAGTTGAGCCCAGGCAAACATGGTGGCCTGAGGTGGATCAATGGGCCAACCGCCCTGAGCTAATCCCTTGACCAGCACATTCCGGCGGGCTTCATACGCTTTGACGTTATCAGCAAGCAGCTCCCTTCCTTCGCGCAAGGCCATGGCCGCTGCTTTTTGAATGGGTAAAAAGACCCCGTAATCCAAATTGGATTTCAAGCGGTTAAACGCAGCGAGCACTTCGGCATTGCCCACCAGATAACCAATGCGGCAGCCAGCCATATTAAAGCTTTTGGACAGTGAATTAAACTCCACACCGATGTCTTTGGCGCCCTCCACTTCTAAAAAGCTGGTCGCTTTTTGACCGTCAAACACAAGCTCAGAATAGGCAAAATCGTGGACAACCAAAATGTTGTACCGCTTGGCAAACTGAACCACCTGTTCAAAAAAAGCGCGGCTGGCCAACGCCGGTACCGGATTACCTGGAAAGTTAAGAATCATCATTTTGGCTCTGTGGGCCACATCTTCCGGGATGGCCTCCAGATCAGGCAAAAACTTGTTCTCTTTCTTCAGCGGCATGGGATACAACTCTGCCTCAGCCGTAAGCACCCCTGTTTCATAGGCTGTATAGCCGGGATCCGGTACGAGAATCACATCCCCCGGGTTAGCAAACACCATGGGCAGATGGACCAGACCATCCTGGGACCCCATGGTCATCATCACTTCTTGCTGTGGATCAAGGGCAACGCCAAACCGCTCCCTGTAATAAACAGTCACCGCTTCCAAAAACTCATCCGTTCCGGTCAGAGTGTAGCCGTACTGGGCCGGATCCTGAATATTGCGGGTTAAGCATTCCATAACCTCGCGAGCGGGCGGCAAATCGGGGCTGCCAATACTTAAGTCAATCACATCTTCGCCACGGGCCATTTTGGCTTTTTTTCGCTTAGCAAGTTCACTAAACACCAATGTTTCAAACGCTTGCATGCGCTGGGCTGTTTCAAAGTTCATGATCTTCCTCCACTCTTGTTAGTCACATAAGGGCATTTTTTGTCTATTCTAGCACATCGGTTTACGGTGTGGGGAATAAAAAGGAGCATGAAGGGACAAAAAAAGATCCTTACACGGCGTAAGGATCTTTAAACCACAGACTAAGTTTTTACCTGTATTCCATTTTTAGGAATCTAGGGTTTTCCCTTGGGTTGGAGCAGAAAATTCTTCATGCTTATATTCTTTCTCCCAGAAGTCCGCATCATTGATTCCCACTTTTGCAGGGTCGAAGACAGGATCTTTCCCTTCTCTTTTCTGTTTTTCGTAATCCTTCAACACTTTTAGCGCAGGCTTAGTCAGGAGCAGAATGGCAATGATGTTCAGCCAGGCCATGCTTCCGACTCCGATATCCCCAAGGTCCCAAGCCAGTGTGGCCGTTCTAACGCTGCCGTAGAAAACAACAGCCAAGAGTGCAATTTTCAAAGCATATTCTGACCAGACACGCTTTACTTTCCGGTTAATATATGCCAGGTTTGTTTCCGCCATATAATAGTAAGCCATAATCGTAGTAAAGGCGAAGAACAGCAGGGCGATGGCAACAAAAGGCGCCCCGAAGCCTGGCAACACTGATTCTACAGCCATTTGTGTAAAGACTGGCCCTGGTTCAACATCACCGATATTATTGACAATAGCGGGTTGTCCCTCAGGGGTTACATTATACATTCCTGTAATAAGAATCATAAATGCAGTCGCAGAGCAGACGAACCAGGTGTCGATATAGACAGAGAAGGCCTGAACCAAACCTTGTTTGGCAGGATGGGACACTTCCGCAGCCGCAGCAGCATGTGGAGCCGTGCCCTGACCCGCTTCATTGGAGTAAATCCCCCGCTTAACTCCCCAGGAAATCGCCGCACCGAGAATTCCCCCGAAGGCGGCCTCTGCACCGAAGGCACTCTTAAAGATAAGCGCCAATACGTCTGGCAGTTGAGAAATGTTGGCAAACACAACAATCAACGCAACCAGAATATAGCCAAGTGCCATAAAAGGCACCACGACTTGGGCCACACGTGCGATCCGCTTGACCCCTCCGAAAATGATGATGGCAAGAACAGCCACTAAAACTAATCCTGTTATGGTAGTGCTAATCCCAAAAGCATTCTTCATGCTGGAAGCGATGCTGTTGGCCTGAACGCCCGGCAACAGAATACCTGTTGCAATAACGGTCACAATCGCGAACAGGATAGCATACCATTTTAATTTTAATCCTTTTTCGATGTAGTAAGCTGGACCTCCGCGGAACTGCCCATCTTGTTTGGTTTTGTACACTTGACCGAGCGTCGCTTCCACAAACGCAGAACCAGCTCCGAGGAAAGCAATAAGCCACATCCAAAAGACAGCGCCCGGTCCTCCAAATGCTATTGCGGTAGCCACTCCCGCAATATTACCTGTCCCGACCCTTCCGGATAATGCAATGGATAAGGCCTGGAATGAGGATACCCCGGCATCGGAACTCTTGCCCTGGAACATTAACTTGACCATATCTTTGAAATGTCTGATCTGGAGGAAACGAGTGGCAATCGAGTAGAACAATCCTG
The DNA window shown above is from Caldalkalibacillus uzonensis and carries:
- a CDS encoding ATP-binding protein → MVEAIERIRIERQHTLTDEERWLVGQPGYTSPDPALLYDAVVALSMGKNVLLQGPTGAGKTKLAEYLSYLFHQPLHAVNCSVDLDAEALLGFKTIVQKENHTAIEFVPGPVVKAMTKGHFLYIDEINMAKPETLPIINSVLDYRKMLTNPFTGEVIKAKDGFGVIAAINIGYVGTVPLNEALKNRFVVIDVPYLQGEQLRNLLQEQTALSDPSLLDRFVRLSADLLAQTKMGQLSEEAASIRALLDACDLAAHMPPLRAIQRAIVDKLEDERERAAVINMAETLF
- a CDS encoding LL-diaminopimelate aminotransferase, which codes for MNFETAQRMQAFETLVFSELAKRKKAKMARGEDVIDLSIGSPDLPPAREVMECLTRNIQDPAQYGYTLTGTDEFLEAVTVYYRERFGVALDPQQEVMMTMGSQDGLVHLPMVFANPGDVILVPDPGYTAYETGVLTAEAELYPMPLKKENKFLPDLEAIPEDVAHRAKMMILNFPGNPVPALASRAFFEQVVQFAKRYNILVVHDFAYSELVFDGQKATSFLEVEGAKDIGVEFNSLSKSFNMAGCRIGYLVGNAEVLAAFNRLKSNLDYGVFLPIQKAAAMALREGRELLADNVKAYEARRNVLVKGLAQGGWPIDPPQATMFAWAQLPEGWTSKEFAYGLLEHAAVVVTPGDAFGQHGEGFVRIALVQSESRLQEAARRIGDFLRTYGKIKTEQAY
- a CDS encoding alanine/glycine:cation symporter family protein; translation: METFVNWLNNIIWSPALIALCLGAGLFYSIATRFLQIRHFKDMVKLMFQGKSSDAGVSSFQALSIALSGRVGTGNIAGVATAIAFGGPGAVFWMWLIAFLGAGSAFVEATLGQVYKTKQDGQFRGGPAYYIEKGLKLKWYAILFAIVTVIATGILLPGVQANSIASSMKNAFGISTTITGLVLVAVLAIIIFGGVKRIARVAQVVVPFMALGYILVALIVVFANISQLPDVLALIFKSAFGAEAAFGGILGAAISWGVKRGIYSNEAGQGTAPHAAAAAEVSHPAKQGLVQAFSVYIDTWFVCSATAFMILITGMYNVTPEGQPAIVNNIGDVEPGPVFTQMAVESVLPGFGAPFVAIALLFFAFTTIMAYYYMAETNLAYINRKVKRVWSEYALKIALLAVVFYGSVRTATLAWDLGDIGVGSMAWLNIIAILLLTKPALKVLKDYEKQKREGKDPVFDPAKVGINDADFWEKEYKHEEFSAPTQGKTLDS